The following are encoded in a window of Microcaecilia unicolor chromosome 7, aMicUni1.1, whole genome shotgun sequence genomic DNA:
- the VGLL1 gene encoding transcription cofactor vestigial-like protein 1, protein MEEMRKSLSSASKNKEEPVKTEWGSRCVVFTYFQGDINSVVDEHFSRALRNMKSPHDLSTKSKDEGILLKNVSHMSPEQMNFSPHWTKHHQTTPVMSVVTPGLNLSIAPPAGHYPDAVMQTHPAPSADLWHFSSLGTPNISTPVYHPHSVPEVHQAQSPCSDGKYDSLLNLLHQERYIAPVQESIMLQELGSNHLTASVSSHNMSHCVSPEAGIHSQDQRKDVFNSQDRRKDLFFY, encoded by the exons ATGGAAGAAATGAGGAAGAGCCTATCAAGTGCAAGCAAAAACAAAGAAGAACCAGTAAAAACTGAATGGGGTTCTCGATGTGTTGTTTTCACTTACTTTCAAGGGGACATTAATAGCGTGGTTGATGAGCACTTTTCTAGAGCTCTACGTAATATGAAGAGCCCCCATGATTTGAGCACAAAAAGCAAGGATGAAGGCATTCTCCTAAAGAACG TAAGTCACATGTCTCCAGAACAAATGAATTTCTCTCCTCACTGGACCAAGCATCATCAAACAACTCCTGTTATGAGTGTTGTAACTCCTGGACTGAACCTGTCCATAGCACCTCCTGCTGGCCATTACCCAGATGCTGTCATGCAGACTCATCCAGCTCCATCTGCAGATTTATGGCATTTTTCTTCACTTGGGACTCCCAATATTTCCACACCAGTATATCATCCTCATTCCGTACCTGAGGTGCATCAGGCTCAGTCACCATGCTCAGACGGAAAATATGATTCTCTTCTTAACCTTTTGCATCAGGAGAGGTACATTGCACCGGTCCAGGAATCCATAATGCTGCAAGAGCTTGGGTCTAACCATTTGACGGCGTCTGTCAGCTCACACAATATGAGCCATTGTGTAAGTCCGGAAGCAG GTATTCATTCTCAGGACCAAAGAAAGGATGTATTCAATTCACAGGATAGAAGAAAAGATTTGTTCTTTTATTAA